DNA sequence from the Methylacidiphilum kamchatkense Kam1 genome:
AAACAAGCCCCGTTAAGATGCCCTCTTAAAGAAGGAAAACAAGCATATGAATCCATCCCCCTCACTGCTTTGTGAACACCCTTTTCTAAAGGGAATGCCAGAGCCATTTATTCAAAAATTATCTACAATAGCCACTCATTTGTCCTTTAAAGCTCAGAGCTATCTCTTTGTAGAAGGCCAGAAGGCAGATAAATTTTTCCTTTTACAAAAGGGACTTGTGGCTCTCGAAACTTATTTTCCAGAAAGAGGTATCCTAGTTATACAAACTGTCGGGATAGGACATGTCGTAGGATGGTCATGGATCTGTCCTCCTTTTCTTTGGCACTTTTCCGCTCGCGTAATCGATCCTGTGGATGCTTTTG
Encoded proteins:
- a CDS encoding cyclic nucleotide-binding domain-containing protein, producing MPEPFIQKLSTIATHLSFKAQSYLFVEGQKADKFFLLQKGLVALETYFPERGILVIQTVGIGHVVGWSWICPPFLWHFSARVIDPVDAFVFDAIHLKEMMEEDPSFGYEITKRIIPLMLERLQATRLQFLDIYGPPS